From Aquificaceae bacterium:
GTCCTCTACCGGTAGGTCTTCAAATCTTTCCAAAACCCTCATGGCAAAAAGCCCCTTTCCCTTTGAATGAAACTCTCTCCCCTCTGGGTCTTTGTATACCTTTGTATTGGAAACCCCACAGGAAGGCGACTTGCTCTTTAGTATAAAGCCATCCACCTCTGAAAGTCCGCTTAAAAACTTCTCCGAGAAGCTCTCCATCCTTTCTGTTAGCTCAAGACCCGTTGCAGGTTGAGAAAGACCAAAAGCATGGTCTCTTCTATAGACTATTATCTTCTCTCTTGGAACGCCAAGACCTATAGCTATCTCTGGACAGACTTCTATAACTTCACAGTAAGGAAGAAGTTTAAGGACAAATTCATCCCTAACCTCTTGACCGTTGTAGCGAACAGGTTTTAGATTTAAACAGGCACTGACTACTACTCTCGGCTTTGGGAACTGCCTCACATAAAGCATTTTACAAAAAGCCCCCAAAGAGGGCAAGGCTTTACTTAGGCATTATCACAGTGTCTATTACATGTATAACACCGTTGGAGGCTTCTATGTCTGTTTTTACTATGTTGGCGCTGTCTATCTTAGCACCGCCTTTTAGGCTTATGGTAGCTTGTTGACCTTGAAGGGTCTTAACCTTTTGACCGTCCTTTAGGTCCTTTGAATAAACCTTGCCTTCCACTACGTGGTATAGAAGAACCTTCTTAAGTGCTTCCTTGTCCTTTAGAAGAGCATCCAGCTTGTCCTTTGGAATTTTTGCAAAGGCTTCGTCGGTGGGAGCAAAGACCGTAAAACAACACTTTGTAGCAAGGGTTTCTTCAAGACCTGCCTCCTTAACTGCGGTAAGAAGGGTCTTAAACTGACCTGCCTGCTGAGCGGTTTGGACTATGTTAGGCTTTGCGTCTGCCTTTTTGCGTTCCTTTTCATGCATGCCAGCGACTGCAAGCCCAAGGGCAAAGGAAAAAACCGCAGTGCCAAGAAGTGCCTTTTTGAAAAGAATGCCTTTAAACATGACTACACCTCCTTTTGGTTTGATGCTTAAAGAATAGCCTCAAGAGAAGGTCAAAGAAAGCGTGAATTTGTATGGTTGAATGCTA
This genomic window contains:
- a CDS encoding fasciclin domain-containing protein, with the protein product MFKGILFKKALLGTAVFSFALGLAVAGMHEKERKKADAKPNIVQTAQQAGQFKTLLTAVKEAGLEETLATKCCFTVFAPTDEAFAKIPKDKLDALLKDKEALKKVLLYHVVEGKVYSKDLKDGQKVKTLQGQQATISLKGGAKIDSANIVKTDIEASNGVIHVIDTVIMPK